The stretch of DNA CTGCCGAAGACACAGCGAACCCATATACGGTACGGGGCACGCGCACGCGGTCAGGTCCGCGACGGAGACGTACGAGGAGACAAACCGGTGGTCAGCAGCGATCAGCGGCGGCGGGAGCTCGCCCGGAAGAAGTTCCTGCGGCAGCAGGAGCGGCGTGAGGCCGCGCGGCGCAAGCGGCGCAGGCGCGCGGCGATCGTCGCGTCGGCGGTGGTCGTGGTGGTCGCCGCGGGGGCGGGCGCCTTCGCCTCCGGAGCGTTCGAGAGCGACGACGCCAAGAGCGACAGCGCCGCCGGAGCGAGCACCCAGCCGTCGGCATCCGCGAGTGGGAAGAGCGACCCCTGCGCGAAGCCGGCCGCCGGCAAGGTGCAGAACCTGACGTACAAGAAGGAGCCCGCGCTCTCCGTCGACACCTCGGCCGACTACACGATGAAGCTGGCGACGACCTGCGGCGACATCGGTCTCGACCTGTCGGCGAAGAAGGCCCCGCACACGGTGAACTCGTTCGACTTCCTCGCGGGCAAGGGCTACTTCGACCACACCAAGTGCCACCGGCTCACCACCTCGGGCATCTACGTGCTCCAGTGCGGCGACCCGAAGGGCACCGGCGCGGGCGGGCCCGGTTACACGATTCCGGACGAGAACCTGAAGGACAAGAAGCTCAAGGGGAACGTCTACCCGGCCGGGACCGTTGCCATGGCGAACCAGTACGACGCCTCGGCGAAGAAGGGCAGGCACACCGGCGGGAGCCAGTTCTTCCTCGTCTACCAGGACAGCCGGCTCCCGCCCGACTACACACCGTTCGGAACGATCTCCGACTCGGGGATGAAGGTTCTGAAGAAGATCGCGAACGCCGGGGAGAACAGCGGAAACGGGGACGGCGCTCCGAACGCGACGGTCGTCATCAACAAGGCGACCGTGACGAAATCCTGACCGCCCGCGGCTCAACTCGGGCCGCCGGAGATGCGGACAGCCGCACCGCCGGTCGCCTATGTTGGCCGTGACGAAACTGTGGACGATGCCGGGGGGCCAGGGCCCCGGACAGGCATCATGTGGAGGAGGCGCTGTGAGCAGCGACCCGTGGGGACGCGTCGACGAGACGGGGACCGTGTACGTGCGTACGGCCGAGGGCGAACGTGAGGTCGGCTCGTGGCAGGCCGGCTCTCCCGACGAGGCTCTGGCCTACTTCCAGCGCAAGTACGACGGTCTGGTTGTCGAGATCGGTCTCCTGGAGCGCCGGGTGAAGACGACCGACCTGTCGGCCAAGGACGCCACGGCCGCCATCGGTCATCTGCGCGCGCAGGTGACCGAGGCGCACGCCGTGGGTGATCTGGCGGCGCTGGAGAAGCGTCTGGACACGCTGGTGGAGACGGTCGAGTCGCGCCGTGAGGAGCGCAGGGCCGAGAAGGCGAAGCAGGCCGACGAGGCCAAGGTGGCCAAGGAGGCGCTGGTCGTCGAGGCTGAGGAGCTGGCGGCCAGCGAGCAGTGGCGGGCCGCGGGCGAGCGGCTGCGGGCGCTGGTGGACACCTGGAAGGGGCTGCCCCGGCTCGACCGCAAGTCGGACGACGAGCTGTGGCACCGTTTCTCGCATGCCAGGTCGGCGTTCTCCAAGCGCCGCAAGGCGCACTTCGCGTCGCTCGACGCGCAGCGCGAGGAGGCACGCAAGGCCAAGGAGAGGCTGGTCGCGGAGGCCGAGGGGCTGTCCCGTTCCACCGACTGGGGCCCGACGGCAGCGCGTTACCGCGACCTGATGACGGAGTGGAAGGCCGCGGGCCGCGCCCAGAGCGAGCACGAGGACGACCTGTGGAACCGTTTCAGGGGCGCCCAGGACGTCTTCTTCGCCGCGCGCGGTGAGGTGTTCGCGGAGCGGGACGCCGAGCAGGGCGAGAACCTGAAGGTGAAGGAAGGCCTGGTGGAGGAGGCCGAGAAGCTGCTGCCCGTGAAGGACCTGAAGGTGGCACGTGCCGCGTTCCGGTCCATCAACGAGCGGTGGGAGGCCGTCGGTCACGTGCCGCGCGACGCCAGGCCCAAGGTCGAGGGCCGGATGCACGCGGTGGAGCGGGCGCTCCAGGAGTCCGAGGAGTCCGAGTGGCGCAGGACCAACCCGGAGGCCCGTGCGCGTGCCGCCGGTCTGACCGGCCAGCTCCAGGACGCCGTGGAGAAGCTGCGCGGCCAGATCGAGACCGCGCGTGCGGCGGGCAACAACGCGAAGGCCGACAAGCTCCAGCGTGAGCTGGACGGCCGGCAGGCACTGCTCGACCAGGCTCTGAAGGGCCTTGAGGAGTTCGGCGGCTGAGCCGGTCCCTCGCTTGTACGGCTTGTGGTCCCGCGGGTGTTCCGGCGGGGCCACAGTCGTGTGCGCGGCGGCGCGGTGGGTGCCACCCCGGTCGTCCCGATCACCCCGGTCACCCCGGTTCACCCCGCCCCGGGACGCTCCATGAGGTCGAGGGCGTGGGTGAGGACCTCGCAGGCGTGGATGTGGTTGCCCGACTCCTGGAGCAGGTCGGCCAGTCTGCGGCAGACCAGCACGGCCTCCGGCCCGTACAGCTTGTGGGCCTGCTGGAAGGCGAGTTCGAGCACCTCCACGGCCTCCCTGACCTGTCCGGTCTCCGCGAGCAGTTCGGAGAGTTCGAGCTGTACGGTCAGCAGACCGCCCTGCCCGTCCACCACTTGTTCCTGGAGGACCAGCCGCAGGACGGGCAGCGCGTCCCTGATGTTGCCCTCGGCGCGGAGCATGCGGGCGACGTTCAGCCCCGCCGCGACCATGGCCGTCCGCACGTCGGTGGCGAGCACCGGGCCCGCGGGTCTGGCCCGTACGGCCCGTGCCCTGTTGCGGGCGAGCGGGAGCCTGCCGACGCTGTTCTCCTGGGAACGCTGCGGCAGGGGTCTGTTCTTGCCGCGCAGCCGCTCCTCAAGGGCGCGGTAGAGGGTGTCGAGGTCGATGAGTTCGGGACCGCCCTCCACTCCGTCGCGGAGGATGGCGAGGAGTTCCGCGGTGAACGCGGTGTAGCGCTCGCCGTCGGGCGCGAGGGCCAGCCGGTCGCGTGGGGAGGCGGTGAGGACGTAGGCCCCGTCGACGGCGGCCTGTGCCGCGATGGCGGCGGCTCCCCCGTCCAGGGTCTTGGCCGCGCGTCCGCTGAAGCAGCAGTCGAGTACGACGACCTTGCGACGGGCCTTGGCCCCGCGCAGCGCCGTACGCAGGTGCTGGTAGGCGACCGCGGTGTATCCGGCGTCCTCGCGGGTGGCGCCGAGGGAGAGATACAGGTCGGCGGATTCGGCGTCCCGCATGCCGTGCCCCGCGTAGTAGACGACGAGGGTGTCCGACGCCTCCCGTCCCGCCTGGTGGACCGGGTCGAGCATCGCCGAGGGGGTCTGCGGGTCGGTGACGACCGTGCAGTGCTGGACGGGCAGCCCCCACACTCCCGCGTCGCACAGTTCGGTGGCGAGGTCCACCACACCTGACTCGACGGCGGGAAGCTGCGGGAGGTGCTGGTAGGAGGAGGTGCCGATGAGGACGGCTCTGGACTCCGCGGGTTCAGGCAGGGTGGTCATCGCCACCGTCCGCGGGGGCAGTGGGCGCCGCGGTGACCGTTCCCGTGGCCGCGGCGGGGGCCGTCTCCGGGACCTGACCCGGAACTTGGCCGTCGAGCAGCCGTATGACGCGCCGTACCTCTTCGTCGGAGGCGAGTTCCCCTGTCAGCTCGACCTCGATATCGCCCCTGCGCACACGCACCCTGGTGGAGCCGCGCGTGGAGCTCTTCCACTGGAGGATGGAGACGGCCAGCGCCGCGGCGGAGAAGCCGGAGGTGACGGCGAGTTGGAGGATGTCGAAGCCTCCCGCGCCCATCGCGTCGGGGACGGGCGGCGCGGAAGGAGCGGCGACGACGGTCATGGTCCCGTGCAGCGACTCGTCGGCGCGCAGCCAGCGCAGCAGGGAGCGGAGCTCCTCCTCGGTGTCCCACGGCTGTCCGCCCGGCCCCAACCGGTCGATCCGCACGGCGATGTCGGTCACTCGGTGCCCTTTCGCTGATCCACATGTCTGTTCACCCTGGAGAACAGCTCCACGGCTTCCGGGCCCGCCCCGAGCCTCGCCAGACAGACAGCGTGCCAGTACTGGCTGCTGAGCGTCGTGGGATGGCGGGGACCGAGCGAGGAGAGGCAGATCGGGACGATCGTCGCCAGCATCTGCGCGGCCTCCCTGAACTCGCCCCTGTGTACAAGGTTCACGGCCTCGCGCTGGCGTGACAGGGCGCCCTGCGGGGTCATGCCGCTGAGGACGAGACGCCGGGTCACCGCGCTGAGCATGGCCGAGCGGTAGGGGCCCTCGTCGGCCGATCTGGGCACGGGCAGAGAGGCGGGCGACTGGTCCCCGCCGTACTCCGGCGGCCGGCCGCCGTACTCCGGCTGGGGAGCCCGGTCGTACTCCGACTGCGGCCAGTCGTACTCGGGCTGTCCCTGCTCAGGCAGTTCGGTCACGACGCCGCGTGGGACGGGGGTGGGCGCGGGTCGCGCGCCGTACGCCCCAAGGCTCCCCGCGGGTCCCGGCGCCTGACCCCCTCGCGCCGGAGGCGGCCCGGCGGCCTCACGGACGGCCTCTTCCTTCTCCCGCTCCCGCACCAGATCGGCGAGTACGCTCCCGCCCTCGGGTGAGATCCGGTCGAGACACGCCTCGATGGCCTGCCCCGGCAGCCGTCCTGTGGGGTCGCCCGCGCACAACCGGTCGATGAGCTGGGAGAGATGCTGGGGGTAAGGGAGGGACTGCCCGACCAGCCCGGGGACTCCGCGGCCGAGTGCGCGCTCCAGGATCGCCCCGACGTCCCGCAGATCTCCGAGGGGCAGTTCGCCCGTCACCATCAGGTACATGCAGGCGCCCAGGCCGTAGAAGTCGGCGGCGGCGGTCGGGGCCGCCCCGGTCATGGCTTCCGGTGCCATGAACTGCGGGGTTCCCACCATCAGCCCGGTCCTGGTGACCGCCGCCTCGCCCACGAGGCGGGCGAGGCCGAAGTCCTGGAGCACGACCCGGCCGTCGCGCCGCACGCCGATGTTGGACGGCTTGACGTCCCGGTGGAAGACCCCGGAGGCATGGGCGGCCCCGAGGGCCCTGGTCACGCCCCGGGCGACGGCGCACACCGCCTCGGTGGGCAGCCTGCGGGCACCGGCCATGAGGGCGGCCAGGGTCATCCCGTCGAGAACCTGCATGACGAGGAAGGGGGTCGGGCCGTGCATCCCCGAGTCGTAGAGCGTGACCACGTCGGGGTGGTCGATCCTGGCCAGGGCGTGCGCCTCGCGCAGGAAACGGCTCCGGGTCTCCTCGTCGACGGCGCTCTCGACCCCGGTCAGCATCTTGACGGCGACCCGGCGGTCCAGACGCTCGTCACGCGCTTCGTAGACCACGCCCATGCCACCGCGGCCCAGCACACCGACCGGACGGTAGCGTCCGGCGATCAGCCCCGGCGCCGCCCTCTCCCCGCTGCCCATCGTCTCCCCCGTGGTCCCTTCCGCGTCGCGCCTGCCAACTCCTAAGGGCGTCGTGCCGAGGTGACTCGGTAGACGTCGTACACGCCTTCCACTCCCCGTACCGCCTTCAGAACATGCCCGAGGTGCTTGGGATCGCCCATCTCGAAGGTGAAGCGGGAGGTGGCCACCCGGTCGCGCGAGGTCTGTACGGCCGCGGAGAGGATGTTGACGTGCTGGTCCGAGAGGACCCGGGTGACGTCGGAGAGGAGCCGCGAGCGGTCCAGCGCCTCCACCTGGATGGCGACGAGGAAGACCGACGACTGGGTCGGCGCCCATTCGACGTCGAGCATCCGCTCGGGCTCCTTGGACAGGGAGTCCACGTTGACGCAGTCGGCGCGGTGCACCGAGACACCGTTGCCCCGGGTGACGAAGCCGATGATCGGATCGCCGGGCACGGGGGTGCAGCAGCGCGCGAGTTTGACCCACACGTCGTCTACGCCCTTGACCACCACACCGGGGTCCGCGTTGGAGCGGTGCTTGCGGCGGCTGCGGGAGGGCGGCGCGCTCTCCGCGATGTCCTCGTTGGCGGCTTCCTCGCCGCCGAGGGCCTGGACGAGTTTCTGCACCACGTTCTGGGCGGCCACATGGCCTTCGCCGATGGCCGCGTAGAGCGAGGAGATGTCCGAGTAGCGCATCTCGTGGGCGAGGGTGACGAGCGAGTCGCCGGTGAGGATGCGGTTGATCGGCAGGTTCTGCTTGCGCATCGCGCGGACGATGGCGTCCTTGCCCTGCTCGATGGCCTCCTCACGGCGCTCCTTGGAGAACCAGGCGCGGATCTTGTTGCGGGCCCGCGGCGACTTGACGAAGCCCAGCCAGTCGCGGGAGGGCCCGGCGCCCGACGCCTTGGAGGTGAAGACCTCCACCAGGTCACCGTTGTCGAGGGTCGATTCGAGCGGTACCAGCCGCCCGTTGACCCGTGCCCCTATCGTGCGGTGGCCGACCTCGGTGTGGACCGCGTAGGCGAAGTCGACGGGGGTGGCGCCCGCGGGCAGCGCTATCACGTCGCCCTTCGGCGTGAAGACGAAGACCTCGTTGCGGGAGAGGTCGAACCGCAGGGACTCAAGGAACTCGCTGGGGTCCTCGGTCTCCTTCTGCCAGTCCAGGAGCTGGCGCAGCCACGCCATGTCGTTGATGGCGTCGTCCTTGCCGGCCCGCTTCGGCACGTCGGTACGCACCTTGGAGGCTCCGGCGACCGCCTCCTGTTTGTACTTCCAGTGCGCCGCGATGCCGTACTCGGCGCGGCGGTGCATGTCGAAGGTCCTGATCTGGAGCTCGACGGGCTTGCCGTTGGGGCCGATCACCGTGGTGTGCAGTGACTGGTACATGTTGAACTTCGGCATCGCGATGTAGTCCTTGAACCGGCCGGGGACCGGGTTCCACCGCGCGTGCACCGTGCCGAGCGCCGCATAGCAGTCACGGACGGTGTCGACAAGGACACGGATGCCCACCAGGTCGTAGATCTCCGCGAAGTCACGGCCGCGGACGATCATCTTCTGGTAGACGCTGTAGTAGTGCTTGGGCCTGCCGGTGACGGTGGCCTTGATCCGGGCGGCCCGCAGATCCGACTGCACCTCGTCGGTCACTATGGCGAGGTACTCGTCGCGCTTGGGGGCGCGCTCGGCGACGAGCCGCACGATCTCGTCGTACATCTTGGGGTAGAGGATGGCGAAGGCCAGGTCCTCCAGCTCCCACTTGATGGTGTTCATGCCCAGCCGGTGGGCGAGGGGCGCGTAGATCTCCAGCGTTTCGCGGGCCTTCTTCTCCTGCTTCTCACGCTTGAGGTAACGCATGGTGCGCATGTTGTGCAGGCGGTCGGCGAGCTTGATGACCAGGACGCGCGGGTCCTTGGCCATGGCGACGACCATCTTGCGTACGGTCTCTGCCTGGGCTGCCTCGCCGAACTTCACCTTGTCGAGCTTGGTCACGCCGTCGACCAGCAGCGCCACCTGGTCGCCGAAGTCGCGGCGCAGGGTGTCGAGGCCGTACTCGGTGTCCTCGACGGTGTCGTGCAGCAGCCCCGCCATCAGCGTCGCCGGGTCCATGCCCAGCTCGGCGAGGATGGTGGTGACAGCGAGTGGGTGGGTGATGTACGGGTCGCCGCTCTTGCGCTTCTGGCCCCGGTGCCAGCGCTCGGCCACCTGGTAGGCGCGCTCGACCTGCCGCAGAGTCGCCGTCTCGATCTTCGGGTCGTTGCCGCGAACGGTCCGCAGCAGCGGTTCGAGGACCGGGTTGTACGGGTTGGAGCGCTGCACGCCGAGACGCGCGAGGCGGGCCCTCACCCGGTTGGAGGAGCCGGTACGGCTCGGCTGTCCACCCGCGGGACGGATCGCGGGGGTGGCCGAGGGCCGCTCCGCCGGCTTCTTCTGCGCGGGGCGCTCGGCGGGCGTCGCGGGGCGCGGCTGCTCGGTCGCCTTCTCGCCCTTGGCGGGCGGGGACGCGGGCGTCGCCTGGGGCGCGGCGGGCTGGTGGGCCTGCTGTTCGCGCGCGGCGGCGGTGAGTGGCTGGGCCTCGTCTGGCAAGAGCGCTCCTCGTATAGGCCCCCGGCTGCCCCCTCTCGCCGAGGGGTGAGCGGGGACCGTCCGGCCCCCCGGGTCTCGTCCGGAGAATGCCATGGTAGCGAGATCGGCCACTCCGCTCGTCCGCGGGCGCCGTCCGCCAAGACCTGCCCGGGACCGGACCCTGTCCACGCCTGTGGCCGTACGGCGTTCAACGCGTGCCATGACCACGATATTTCTGTGGCGCGTTTCCCGCGCCTCCTCCATGGTTCCGTCCGCCGGGGCACATGGGCAAACGGAGGGCCGTGGGGCGGGCGTGCGCGGCGCCCCACAAGGCAGAAGGGCCGGTGCCACCTGGGTGGTGGCACCGGCCCGTTCGCTGTCCTTCGTGGTGCTGGTCAGATCTGGATGAGTGCTTCCAGAGGTGCACCGTCCAGCGCCGCCTCCACTCGGCCCCGGCCGTTCAGGAAGCCGAGTTCCATGAGGACAGCGGCGCCGGCGACCCGTGCCCCTGCCCGCCTGATGAGCTGGGCCGACGCCTCCGCGGTGCCGCCCGTGGCGAGGACATCGTCGATGATCATGACGCGGTCGCCCTCGGACAGGTCCTCGGCGTGCACCTCGATCTCGGCGGTGCCGTACTCCAGCGCGTAGGACTGGCTGAGCGTCGCTCCGGGGAGCTTGCCCGCCTTGCGTACGGGGATGAAGCCGAGCCCGGTACGGACGGCGACAGGGGCGCCCAGGATGAACCCGCGCGCCTCAAGGCCGACGATCTTCGTGGCCCCGTGCCGCAGGCTCAGCTCCGCGAGGGCCCCGGTCAGCGCGGTGAAGGCCGCCGGGTCCGCGAGGAGCGGGGTGATGTCCTTGAAGACGACTCCGGGCTCGGGGTAGTCGGGGACGTCCCTGATACGGCTGAGCAGAAGCTCCTTGATGTCGGTCATCGGCGCTTTCCGGAGGGACGGCCACGGCCCCGGCCGCGTGCGGTGGGCTGGGTGCGTCGCGTGCCGGCCACCGTGGAGCCGGCCCCGGCGGCGGCGACGTCGTCCCCGGGGGCGTCATCGTCGTAGGAGTCGTCGTCCCCGCTGTCGCGCCGCAGCTCGTCGCTGTGGTTCAGCGCGATGGGCCCGACGGGGTGACCGTCGGCGGCGGAGGAGGCGCGCTTGGCGAGCACGCGCTTCTTCAGCGCCTTCATCTGGGGCTCGCGTTCCTTGAAGTCGGCGACCAGCGGGGTGGCGATGAAGATCGACGAGTACGCGCCGGCCGCGAGACCGACGAACAGCGAGAGCGAGATGTCGTTCAGCACACCGGCGCCGAGGAAACCGCCGCCGATGAAGAGCAGACCCGCCACCGGGAGCAGGGCGACGACCGTGGTGTTGATGGAACGCACCAGGGTGCCGTTGATGCTCTGGTTGGCGACCTCGCTGTAGGTGAGCCTCGTCTGTTTGGTGATGCCCCTGGACTGTTCCTTGAGGCTGTCGAAGACGACCACCGTGTCGTAGAGCGAGTAACCGAGGATCGTCAGGAGGCCGATCACGGTACCCGGGGTGACTTCGAAGCCGACCAGCGCGTACACACCGACGGTGATCGTGAGGTCGTGGATCAGTGCGATGAGCGCGGCCAGCGCCATGCGCCATTCGAAGGCGATGGCGAGGTAGATCACCACCAGCACCATGAAGATGCCCAGGCCCAACCAGGCCTTGTTGGCGATCTGCTTGCCCCAGCTCGGCCCCACCAGGTCGGCGTTGACGTCGTCGGCCTTGACGTCCAGTTCCTGGGAGAGCTTGGCCTTGATCTGGTCGGACTTGTCGGTGTCCACACCACTGATCTGGATACGCAGACCGCCGGTGCCGAGCTCCTGGACGATCGCGTCGTGGCCGGAGGCCTCTTCCGCCATTTCCTGCGCCCGCGGGGCCGAGACGCTGGTCTTCGGCGTGGTGAAGACCGCGCCGCCCTTGAACTCGATGCCCATGTTGAGGCCGCGCACCGCCAGGCCCACGATGGCCGTGATGGTGATCAGGATCGAGATGCCGTACCAGATCTTGCGCTTGCCGACGAAGTCGTAGCCGATCTCGCCTCGGTAGAGGCGGGCGCCGAGTGTGCCGAGTCGTGACATCTCACGCCTCCTTGGGGTCGACGGGGGCGGTGGTGGTGCGGCGCGAGCGGCGAAGCGGCGGCTTGGCACCGAGCCGCTTCGGGTCGAGGCCGGACCACTTGTGTCCGCCACCGAAGAACTTGTTGCGCGCCAGGATCGTCATCAGGGGCTTGGTGAAGAGGAACACCACGACGACGTCGAGCAGAGTGGTCAGGCCGAGCGTGAACGCGAAGCCCTGGACCTTGCCCACCGTGACGGCGAACAGCACCGCCGCGGCCAGGAACGAGACGAAGTCCGAGACCAGGATGGTGCGCCGGGCCCTCGGCCAGGCTCGCTCCACGGCGGGCCGCAGTGTGCGGCCCTCACGCACTTCGTCCCGGATACGTTCGAAGAACACGATGAACGAGTCCGCGGTGATACCGATCGCGACGATCGCGCCACAGACGGCCGGCAGGTTCAGCGCGAAGCCGATGCCGGGCCCGAGCAGGGTCATGATCGTGTACGTCAGGATCGCGGAGGCCAGGAGGCTCGCGATGGCGATCAGCGACAGACCCCGGTAGTAGGTCACCAGGTAGATGATGACGAGCGCCAGGCCGACGCCGCCCGCGATCAGACCGGCGCGGAGCTGGTCGCCGCCGAGCGCCGCGGTCACCGTGGTGACGGTGTCCTCGTGGAAGGAGAGCGGCAGGGCTCCGTAGGACAGCACGTTGGCCAGGTCCTTGGAGGACTCCTGGGTGAAGCTGCCGTAGATCTCGGCGTTCTTGCTGAGCGTCGTGTTGACGCTGGGCGCGGAGACCACGTCGCCGTCGAGGACGATGGCGAACTGGTTCTGCGGGGACTGCTGCTGCGAGAGCTGGCCGGTGATCTTCGAGAACTTCTTCGAGCCGCCGCCGGTGAAGCCCATCTGGACGATCCACGAGCCGCGCTGCGGGTCGAGGACGGCCTTGGCGCTGTCGACGTCCTTACCGTCGACGGCGGCCGGGCCGAGGATGTACTTCTCCGACTGGTTCCCCGAGTCCTTGCCGCACGCCACCGTCGGATCCGTGGGCTTGGCCCCCGCTGTGGCGCGGGCGGCTGCCGTCTTGTCGGAGCAGTCGAGCGCCTGGAACTTGGCCAGCAGCTTCTGCGTGGCCGGGTCCGCGGAGGTCGAGGGGGCCGGGGTGGCCGCCGGTGGGCTCTCCTTGCCGTCGGCGGCGCCGGAGGCGTCGGCCTTCGGCGTCGCGTCCGCCTTGAGCGCCTGCGGGACGGCGCGGCCCTGCGTGGTCTGACTCGCGGAGGGTACGGGTGACCCGGGAGTGTCACCCGCCTTGCTGTCCGACCCCTTCGAGGAGGCGCCCGCGCTGGGCGCGGGGCTCGTCGTGGCCTTGCCCGAGGAGCCGGCCGAGGGGTCCGGCTGCGGGGTCCCCGCGGCGAGCTGCAGAACGGGGCGGAAGTAGAGCTGGGCGGTCGTACCGACCTGGTCGCGGGCCTGCTTCGCGTTCGTCCCCTTGGGGATGTTCACGATGATGTTGTCGCTGCCCTGCGTCTGCACCTCCGCCTCGCTGACCCCGAGGCCGTTGACGCGCTTCTCGATGATGCTGACCGCGGTGTTCATGTTGGTCGGGTTGACCGCGTTCTTCTGCCCCGGCTCGCTCTTCGCCTTGAGCGTGATGCTCGTACCGCCGGCGAGGTCGATGCCGAGGCGCGGCGTCGTGTGCCCGGAGAGGAACATCCCGCCCGTGAGCGCCACCATGGCGATCAGGATCAGGGCCAGGGAGCGGCCCGGCCTGCTCTTGGCGCTCTGCCTTCGGCCCTTCTTGGGTGCTGCCACCTTCTCGTTTCTCCCTGTCCAACCGCCCGGCACCGGGTGTGCCTCATGGCGGCCATGAAGTGGTGTCGAGAATCCGTGCGGAAGTCGAGGGACCGCACGGAATTGGCACGGCTCTGAGGCCCGGGGAGCACCCTGTGGTGCTCCTCGGAACCCGGATCGTGACTACTTCGCGTCGGACTCGCCGTCGGTCTTCTTCGGCGCCGCGTCCTCGACGTCCTTCTTGTCGAGGTCGATACGCGCGTCGTCGGAGGCGTCCGCGGACTTGTCGGCCTCGGTCAGGGAGGAGGCGTCATCGGGCACCACGGGGGTGTCGATGTCCTCGTCCGCGGAGTGGTCGGCGCCGTTCACGATGCGCTGGTACTCCTCGTCGCCGAGGACGGCGCCGATGGAGTTCTTCGCGTAGAGCGCGTGGACGCCGGGGGCGACCTCAAGGAGGACGGAGTCGTCGTTGACCTCCTTGACGGTGGCGTACATGCCGCCGATGGTCCGGACGCCGGAACCGGGCGCCATCTCATTACGCATCGTGGCGGCCGCCTGCTGCTTGCGCTTGGCGGAGCGGGTCATCAGGAACATGGCCCCGATGAGCACGATGAAGGGGAGGAGGGTCACGAGACTCACGGGACGGAACTTCCTTCGCACGACCGCGCAGGTGGGGCGGCCTGATGTTGGGGGTGGGCATGCCGTGATGTTGGGGGTGGGCATGCCGCCGTCAAAGGTGGCATCGGCACCGATGGAACAACGCTCAGCATGGCACCGCAGTTCCTGGCGGGCCAGAACCGGAACGGTCAGGCTCTGAAGAGACCCTGTTGTCCCGGTCCGCCGGACCCCTGCTGAGGCGGTGTGAGGCCGAGATGCGCCCAGGCCGCGGGGGTCGCCACCCGGCCGCGCGGGGTGCGGGCGAGGAGGCCTTCCCTCACGAGGAAAGGCTCGGCGACCTCTTCCACGGTCTCACGCTCCTCCCCCACCGCGACGGAGAGGGTGGAGAGGCCCACCGGGCCGCCGCCGAACAGTTTGAGCAGGGCTTCGAGGACCGCCCTGTCGAGGCGGTCGAGTCCCCTGGCGTCGACCTCGTAGACCGCGAGGGCCGCGGCCGCGATCTCCCTGTCGATCGTGCCGTCCGCCTTGACCTGCGCGTAGTCCCTGACCCTGCGCAGCAGCCGGTTGGCGATCCTGGGCGTGCCTCGGGAGCGTCCCGCGATCTCGGCCGCGCCCGCCTCCTCGATCTCCAGGTCGAGGAGGCGGGCCGAGCGGTGGATGACACGCTCCAGTTCGGCGGGGGCGTAGAACTCCATGTGGCCGGTGAAGCCGAAGCGGTCGCGCAGCGGCGGCGGCAGCAGCCCTGCCCTGGTGGTGGCGC from Streptomyces tsukubensis encodes:
- a CDS encoding DUF349 domain-containing protein, encoding MSSDPWGRVDETGTVYVRTAEGEREVGSWQAGSPDEALAYFQRKYDGLVVEIGLLERRVKTTDLSAKDATAAIGHLRAQVTEAHAVGDLAALEKRLDTLVETVESRREERRAEKAKQADEAKVAKEALVVEAEELAASEQWRAAGERLRALVDTWKGLPRLDRKSDDELWHRFSHARSAFSKRRKAHFASLDAQREEARKAKERLVAEAEGLSRSTDWGPTAARYRDLMTEWKAAGRAQSEHEDDLWNRFRGAQDVFFAARGEVFAERDAEQGENLKVKEGLVEEAEKLLPVKDLKVARAAFRSINERWEAVGHVPRDARPKVEGRMHAVERALQESEESEWRRTNPEARARAAGLTGQLQDAVEKLRGQIETARAAGNNAKADKLQRELDGRQALLDQALKGLEEFGG
- a CDS encoding serine/threonine-protein kinase; its protein translation is MGSGERAAPGLIAGRYRPVGVLGRGGMGVVYEARDERLDRRVAVKMLTGVESAVDEETRSRFLREAHALARIDHPDVVTLYDSGMHGPTPFLVMQVLDGMTLAALMAGARRLPTEAVCAVARGVTRALGAAHASGVFHRDVKPSNIGVRRDGRVVLQDFGLARLVGEAAVTRTGLMVGTPQFMAPEAMTGAAPTAAADFYGLGACMYLMVTGELPLGDLRDVGAILERALGRGVPGLVGQSLPYPQHLSQLIDRLCAGDPTGRLPGQAIEACLDRISPEGGSVLADLVREREKEEAVREAAGPPPARGGQAPGPAGSLGAYGARPAPTPVPRGVVTELPEQGQPEYDWPQSEYDRAPQPEYGGRPPEYGGDQSPASLPVPRSADEGPYRSAMLSAVTRRLVLSGMTPQGALSRQREAVNLVHRGEFREAAQMLATIVPICLSSLGPRHPTTLSSQYWHAVCLARLGAGPEAVELFSRVNRHVDQRKGTE
- a CDS encoding effector-associated constant component EACC1; this translates as MTDIAVRIDRLGPGGQPWDTEEELRSLLRWLRADESLHGTMTVVAAPSAPPVPDAMGAGGFDILQLAVTSGFSAAALAVSILQWKSSTRGSTRVRVRRGDIEVELTGELASDEEVRRVIRLLDGQVPGQVPETAPAAATGTVTAAPTAPADGGDDHPA
- a CDS encoding caspase, EACC1-associated type, which encodes MTTLPEPAESRAVLIGTSSYQHLPQLPAVESGVVDLATELCDAGVWGLPVQHCTVVTDPQTPSAMLDPVHQAGREASDTLVVYYAGHGMRDAESADLYLSLGATREDAGYTAVAYQHLRTALRGAKARRKVVVLDCCFSGRAAKTLDGGAAAIAAQAAVDGAYVLTASPRDRLALAPDGERYTAFTAELLAILRDGVEGGPELIDLDTLYRALEERLRGKNRPLPQRSQENSVGRLPLARNRARAVRARPAGPVLATDVRTAMVAAGLNVARMLRAEGNIRDALPVLRLVLQEQVVDGQGGLLTVQLELSELLAETGQVREAVEVLELAFQQAHKLYGPEAVLVCRRLADLLQESGNHIHACEVLTHALDLMERPGAG
- a CDS encoding RelA/SpoT family protein, translating into MPDEAQPLTAAAREQQAHQPAAPQATPASPPAKGEKATEQPRPATPAERPAQKKPAERPSATPAIRPAGGQPSRTGSSNRVRARLARLGVQRSNPYNPVLEPLLRTVRGNDPKIETATLRQVERAYQVAERWHRGQKRKSGDPYITHPLAVTTILAELGMDPATLMAGLLHDTVEDTEYGLDTLRRDFGDQVALLVDGVTKLDKVKFGEAAQAETVRKMVVAMAKDPRVLVIKLADRLHNMRTMRYLKREKQEKKARETLEIYAPLAHRLGMNTIKWELEDLAFAILYPKMYDEIVRLVAERAPKRDEYLAIVTDEVQSDLRAARIKATVTGRPKHYYSVYQKMIVRGRDFAEIYDLVGIRVLVDTVRDCYAALGTVHARWNPVPGRFKDYIAMPKFNMYQSLHTTVIGPNGKPVELQIRTFDMHRRAEYGIAAHWKYKQEAVAGASKVRTDVPKRAGKDDAINDMAWLRQLLDWQKETEDPSEFLESLRFDLSRNEVFVFTPKGDVIALPAGATPVDFAYAVHTEVGHRTIGARVNGRLVPLESTLDNGDLVEVFTSKASGAGPSRDWLGFVKSPRARNKIRAWFSKERREEAIEQGKDAIVRAMRKQNLPINRILTGDSLVTLAHEMRYSDISSLYAAIGEGHVAAQNVVQKLVQALGGEEAANEDIAESAPPSRSRRKHRSNADPGVVVKGVDDVWVKLARCCTPVPGDPIIGFVTRGNGVSVHRADCVNVDSLSKEPERMLDVEWAPTQSSVFLVAIQVEALDRSRLLSDVTRVLSDQHVNILSAAVQTSRDRVATSRFTFEMGDPKHLGHVLKAVRGVEGVYDVYRVTSARRP
- a CDS encoding peptidylprolyl isomerase — encoded protein: MVSSDQRRRELARKKFLRQQERREAARRKRRRRAAIVASAVVVVVAAGAGAFASGAFESDDAKSDSAAGASTQPSASASGKSDPCAKPAAGKVQNLTYKKEPALSVDTSADYTMKLATTCGDIGLDLSAKKAPHTVNSFDFLAGKGYFDHTKCHRLTTSGIYVLQCGDPKGTGAGGPGYTIPDENLKDKKLKGNVYPAGTVAMANQYDASAKKGRHTGGSQFFLVYQDSRLPPDYTPFGTISDSGMKVLKKIANAGENSGNGDGAPNATVVINKATVTKS